Proteins encoded in a region of the Vibrio sp. CB1-14 genome:
- the rpsA gene encoding 30S ribosomal protein S1: protein MTESFAQLFEEFLNETEFQQGSIVKGTVVAIENGYVLVDAGLKSESAIPAEQFKNAAGELEVEVGAEVDVALDAVEDGFGETQLSREKAKRHEAWIVLEKAYEEAETVVGIINGKVKGGFTVELNGIRAFLPGSLVDVRPIRDTAHLENKELEFKVIKLDQKRNNVVVSRRAVIESENSVERDELLETLQEGTEVKGIVKNLTDYGAFVDLGGVDGLLHITDMAWKRVKHPSEIVNVGDEILVKVLKFDRERTRVSLGLKQLGEDPWVAIAKRYPEGHKLTGRVTNLTDYGCFVEIEEGVEGLVHVSEMDWTNKNIHPSKVVNVGDEVEVMVLDIDEERRRISLGLKQCKANPWQSFAEMQAKGDKVTGKIKSITDFGIFIGLEGGIDGLVHLSDISWNVAGEEAVREYKKGDEISAVVLAVDAERERISLGVKQMENDPFNAYVADTKKGTLVNGTVTAVDAKGATIELEEGVEGYIRASEVSRDRIEDASLILSVGDSVEAKFTGVDRKNRVINLSIKAKDEADEQEAMASLNKQEEGAFGNAMADAFKAAKGE from the coding sequence ATGACTGAATCTTTTGCTCAACTCTTTGAAGAGTTTCTAAACGAAACAGAATTCCAACAAGGCAGCATCGTTAAAGGTACTGTAGTAGCTATCGAGAACGGTTACGTTCTTGTTGACGCTGGTCTTAAGTCTGAGTCTGCTATCCCTGCTGAACAGTTCAAGAACGCTGCTGGCGAACTTGAAGTTGAAGTTGGCGCTGAAGTTGACGTAGCTCTAGACGCTGTTGAAGACGGTTTCGGTGAAACTCAACTTTCTCGTGAGAAAGCGAAGCGTCACGAAGCTTGGATCGTTCTTGAGAAAGCTTACGAAGAAGCTGAAACTGTTGTTGGTATCATCAACGGTAAAGTTAAAGGCGGTTTCACTGTTGAACTAAACGGTATCCGTGCTTTCCTTCCTGGTTCTCTTGTTGACGTACGTCCTATCCGTGACACTGCTCACCTAGAAAACAAAGAGCTAGAGTTCAAAGTTATCAAGCTAGACCAGAAGCGTAACAACGTTGTTGTTTCTCGTCGTGCTGTTATCGAATCTGAAAACAGTGTTGAGCGTGACGAACTTCTTGAAACTCTACAAGAAGGTACTGAAGTTAAAGGTATCGTTAAGAACCTTACTGACTACGGTGCATTCGTTGACCTTGGCGGTGTTGATGGTCTTCTACACATCACTGACATGGCGTGGAAGCGCGTTAAGCACCCATCTGAGATCGTTAACGTTGGTGACGAGATCCTAGTTAAAGTTCTTAAGTTCGACCGTGAGCGTACTCGCGTATCACTAGGTCTTAAGCAACTAGGCGAAGATCCATGGGTAGCAATTGCTAAGCGTTACCCAGAAGGTCACAAGCTAACTGGTCGTGTTACTAACCTAACTGACTACGGCTGCTTCGTTGAAATCGAAGAAGGCGTTGAAGGTCTAGTACACGTTTCAGAAATGGATTGGACTAACAAGAACATCCACCCATCTAAAGTTGTTAATGTTGGCGACGAAGTTGAGGTTATGGTTCTTGATATCGACGAAGAACGTCGTCGTATCTCTCTAGGTCTGAAACAGTGTAAAGCTAACCCATGGCAGTCATTCGCTGAAATGCAAGCTAAGGGCGACAAAGTTACTGGTAAGATCAAGTCTATCACTGACTTTGGTATCTTCATCGGTCTAGAAGGCGGCATCGACGGTCTAGTTCACCTATCTGACATTTCTTGGAATGTTGCTGGTGAAGAAGCAGTTCGTGAGTACAAGAAAGGTGACGAGATCTCTGCAGTTGTTCTAGCAGTAGACGCTGAGCGTGAGCGTATCTCTCTAGGCGTTAAGCAAATGGAAAATGACCCATTCAATGCTTACGTTGCAGACACTAAGAAAGGTACTCTAGTAAACGGTACTGTTACTGCAGTTGATGCTAAAGGTGCTACTATCGAGCTAGAAGAAGGTGTAGAAGGTTACATCCGCGCTTCTGAAGTATCACGTGACCGTATCGAAGATGCGTCTCTAATCCTAAGCGTTGGCGACAGCGTTGAAGCGAAGTTCACCGGTGTTGACCGTAAGAACCGCGTAATCAACCTATCTATCAAAGCTAAAGATGAAGCTGACGAGCAAGAAGCAATGGCTTCACTGAACAAGCAAGAAGAAGGCGCGTTCGGTAATGCTATGGCTGATGCATTCAAAGCTGCTAAAGGCGAATAA
- the ihfB gene encoding integration host factor subunit beta, translated as MTKSELIERLCAEQTHLSAKEIEDAVKDILEHMASTLESGDRIEIRGFGSFSLHYREPRVGRNPKTGDKVELEGKYVPHFKPGKELRERVNESL; from the coding sequence ATGACTAAGTCTGAACTGATAGAAAGACTCTGCGCGGAGCAAACTCACTTATCCGCAAAGGAAATTGAAGATGCGGTAAAAGATATTTTGGAACATATGGCCTCTACACTGGAAAGTGGGGATCGTATTGAGATCCGCGGTTTTGGTAGTTTCTCGCTTCACTACCGTGAGCCACGAGTTGGGCGTAATCCTAAAACAGGCGATAAAGTGGAGCTAGAAGGTAAGTACGTACCACACTTTAAGCCAGGTAAAGAGCTTCGTGAGCGTGTGAACGAAAGTCTATAG
- a CDS encoding LapA family protein → MKILKIIVLIALFLVTLALGSQNQEVVTFNYLLAQGDFHLSTLLGSVFVVGFVVAWLIFGSLHLKSQMTVRKLKKQLAKQTPSESKEVATTSN, encoded by the coding sequence ATGAAGATTCTAAAAATAATTGTACTCATCGCATTGTTCCTGGTAACCCTAGCTCTGGGTTCTCAAAACCAGGAAGTGGTAACCTTCAACTACTTGTTAGCGCAAGGTGACTTCCATCTCTCGACGCTGCTAGGCAGTGTATTCGTGGTTGGCTTCGTGGTTGCTTGGTTAATTTTTGGTAGCTTACACCTGAAGTCTCAAATGACAGTGCGTAAGCTAAAGAAGCAGCTGGCTAAACAGACGCCTTCTGAATCAAAAGAAGTCGCGACTACCAGCAATTAA
- the lapB gene encoding lipopolysaccharide assembly protein LapB has protein sequence MLELLFLLLPIAAAYGWYMGQRSAKHDRQEQSHQISRQYMTGLNLLLSDQSDKAVDHFIELLQVDNETIDTHLALGNLFRSRGEVDRAIRIHQNLISRSGLTIDQKNLALQQLAKDYMVSGFLDRAEKIFVQLVDEPEHREAALTQLLAIYQQTSEWHKAIEVANALLKMGKKRIRNSIAHFWCELAMIEKADGNTNKAIQNFKKALAVDPRCTRASISLGKLCLEDEDYPKTISYMESVLEQDKDFISEVLPTLAECYHHLGQEQGLVEFLRASIDKGAGVSAELMLAQLVAQHDGTEAAQALLTRQLVRSPTMKGFYRLMDYHLANAEEGRAKESLTTLQSLVGEQLKTKPHYRCRKCGFSTHSLYWHCPSCKGWGTIKPIRGLDGE, from the coding sequence ATGCTTGAGCTATTATTCTTGCTTTTGCCTATCGCGGCGGCCTACGGTTGGTACATGGGCCAGCGCAGTGCTAAGCATGATCGCCAAGAGCAATCGCATCAGATCTCTCGTCAATACATGACGGGCCTTAACCTATTGTTGTCAGATCAGTCAGACAAAGCGGTCGATCACTTTATTGAGCTTCTTCAGGTCGACAACGAAACGATTGATACCCACCTTGCTCTCGGCAACCTATTCCGTTCTCGCGGTGAAGTTGACCGTGCTATCCGTATTCACCAAAACCTCATTTCTCGATCAGGACTTACCATCGATCAGAAAAACCTCGCTTTGCAGCAGCTAGCAAAAGACTACATGGTGTCTGGTTTTCTAGACCGAGCAGAGAAGATCTTTGTTCAACTGGTCGATGAGCCCGAACATCGCGAAGCAGCATTAACTCAGCTGCTTGCTATCTATCAGCAAACGAGTGAGTGGCATAAGGCGATCGAGGTTGCGAATGCGCTGCTGAAAATGGGCAAAAAGCGTATTAGAAACAGTATCGCCCACTTTTGGTGTGAGCTTGCCATGATCGAGAAGGCCGATGGCAATACCAACAAGGCTATTCAGAACTTTAAGAAAGCACTGGCCGTGGATCCTCGTTGTACTCGAGCGAGTATTTCATTGGGTAAACTCTGTCTTGAAGACGAAGATTATCCAAAAACCATTTCCTACATGGAGTCGGTGCTCGAGCAAGATAAAGATTTTATTAGTGAAGTTTTACCTACTTTAGCAGAGTGTTATCACCACCTTGGCCAAGAACAAGGTTTGGTCGAGTTTCTAAGAGCCAGCATCGATAAAGGGGCAGGGGTCTCTGCAGAATTGATGCTTGCTCAGCTTGTTGCCCAGCATGACGGCACAGAGGCCGCACAAGCGCTATTAACGAGGCAGTTGGTGCGCAGCCCTACAATGAAGGGCTTCTATCGTTTGATGGATTATCACCTTGCCAACGCTGAAGAAGGCAGAGCGAAAGAGAGTTTGACGACGTTGCAATCTCTGGTAGGTGAGCAGCTAAAGACAAAGCCGCATTATCGATGTCGTAAATGTGGTTTCTCGACGCATTCATTATATTGGCATTGTCCTTCATGTAAGGGATGGGGTACGATCAAGCCCATTCGAGGGTTGGACGGCGAGTAG
- the pyrF gene encoding orotidine-5'-phosphate decarboxylase, with product MIDQKVIVALDYDNQADALAFVDRIDPSSCRLKVGKEMFTLFGPEFVRELHKRGFSVFLDLKFHDIPNTCSKAVRAAAEMGVWMVNVHAGGGERMMTASREILEPYGKDRPLLIGVTVLTSMEQSDLAGIGIDVAPQEQVLRLANLTKNAGLDGVVCSAQEASMLKTELGTEFKLVTPGIRPAGAAVGDQKRIMTPDMAIQAGSDYLVIGRPITQAEDPAKVLAEINASLS from the coding sequence ATGATTGACCAAAAAGTGATTGTTGCACTGGATTATGATAACCAAGCCGATGCATTAGCTTTTGTCGATAGAATTGACCCAAGTTCTTGCCGACTGAAGGTGGGCAAAGAGATGTTCACACTATTTGGTCCTGAGTTCGTTCGAGAGCTACACAAGCGTGGCTTCTCAGTATTTCTAGATCTTAAGTTTCATGACATTCCTAACACCTGCTCGAAAGCCGTTCGCGCTGCAGCGGAAATGGGTGTTTGGATGGTAAACGTTCACGCTGGTGGCGGCGAGCGCATGATGACAGCATCTCGCGAGATCTTAGAGCCTTACGGTAAAGATCGTCCGTTACTGATTGGTGTAACGGTGCTGACTAGCATGGAGCAGTCTGATCTAGCGGGTATCGGTATTGATGTAGCACCTCAAGAACAAGTACTTCGCTTAGCGAATCTAACAAAGAATGCCGGCCTTGATGGTGTGGTTTGTTCGGCGCAAGAAGCAAGCATGCTTAAAACAGAGCTAGGTACAGAGTTCAAGTTGGTGACGCCAGGTATTCGCCCTGCAGGCGCTGCAGTGGGCGATCAAAAGCGTATCATGACGCCAGATATGGCAATCCAAGCCGGTTCTGACTATCTCGTGATTGGCCGCCCAATCACTCAAGCTGAGGATCCTGCTAAGGTTCTTGCTGAGATCAATGCTTCTTTAAGCTAA